One Glycine max cultivar Williams 82 chromosome 4, Glycine_max_v4.0, whole genome shotgun sequence DNA segment encodes these proteins:
- the LOC100788630 gene encoding aspartyl protease AED3 — MEAKLATTIILIFSVIWLMRVNGIDPCASQADNSDLNVIPIYSKCSPFKPPKSDSSWDNRIINMASKDPLRFKYLSTLVGQKTVSTAPIASGQTFNIGNYVVRVKLGTPGQLLFMVLDTSTDEAFVPCSGCTGCSDTTFSPKASTSYGPLDCSVPQCGQVRGLSCPATGTGACSFNQSYAGSSFSATLVQDSLRLATDVIPNYSFGCVNAITGASVPAQGLLGLGRGPLSLLSQSGSNYSGIFSYCLPSFKSYYFSGSLKLGPVGQPKSIRTTPLLRSPHRPSLYYVNFTGISVGRVLVPFPSEYLGFNPNTGSGTIIDSGTVITRFVEPVYNAVREEFRKQVGGTTFTSIGAFDTCFVKTYETLAPPITLHFEGLDLKLPLENSLIHSSAGSLACLAMAAAPDNVNSVLNVIANFQQQNLRILFDTVNNKVGIAREVCN; from the coding sequence ATGGAGGCTAAGTTGGCCACCACCATAATACTTATTTTCTCCGTAATTTGGCTTATGAGGGTGAATGGCATAGACCCTTGTGCCTCTCAAGCGGATAATTCCGACCTGAACGTGATTCCCATCTACAGCAAATGCTCACCGTTCAAACCACCAAAGTCAGACTCATCGTGGGACAACAGAATTATAAACATGGCCTCAAAAGACCCACTCCGATTCAAATACTTGTCCACCTTAGTGGGCCAAAAGACCGTGTCCACGGCCCCAATCGCTTCGGGCCAGACCTTCAACATCGGCAACTACGTCGTCAGGGTCAAATTGGGAACCCCTGGTCAACTTTTGTTCATGGTCCTCGACACCAGCACCGACGAGGCCTTCGTTCCATGCTCGGGCTGCACGGGCTGCTCCGACACCACTTTCTCGCCCAAAGCCTCCACCAGCTATGGCCCATTGGACTGCTCTGTTCCCCAGTGCGGTCAGGTCCGCGGGCTTTCGTGCCCCGCCACAGGTACCGGCGCGTGCTCCTTCAACCAATCCTACGCGGGCTCATCTTTCTCCGCCACCCTAGTCCAAGACTCGTTAAGATTAGCCACTGATGTTATCCCCAACTACTCCTTCGGCTGCGTCAACGCCATCACCGGCGCCTCTGTCCCGGCCCAAGGGCTTTTGGGCCTGGGCCGTGGCCCGCTGTCCTTGCTCTCCCAATCCGGGTCAAATTACTCGGGCATCTTCTCTTACTGTCTCCCCAGCTTCAAGTCCTACTACTTCTCTGGGTCGCTCAAGCTCGGGCCCGTGGGCCAGCCCAAGAGCATTCGCACCACCCCGCTTCTTCGCAGCCCTCACCGTCCTTCTCTTTACTACGTGAACTTCACCGGAATCAGCGTGGGACGTGTCCTGGTACCCTTTCCCAGCGAGTATCTTGGGTTTAACCCGAATACAGGATCCGGAACCATAATTGATTCGGGCACGGTTATAACCCGGTTCGTGGAGCCCGTTTACAACGCGGTGAGGGAGGAGTTCAGGAAGCAGGTGGGAGGCACTACATTCACGAGCATTGGAGCCTTCGATACGTGTTTTGTGAAAACCTACGAAACTCTGGCGCCGCCAATTACGCTGCACTTcgaggggttggacctgaaacTGCCGTTGGAAAACAGCTTGATCCACAGCAGCGCGGGTTCGCTGGCGTGTCTTGCAATGGCGGCGGCACCCGACAATGTGAACTCGGTGTTGAACGTCATCGCCAACTTTCAGCAACAGAACCTTAGGATTTTGTTTGATACCGTCAATAATAAGGTTGGCATAGCCCGTGAGGTTTGTAACTAG